From the Chryseobacterium fluminis genome, the window CGGTGCTATCGGCTGGCTGGTAGATGGTGCAGCCATTATGAACCAGGTGATGCTGATGGGGAATTCTTACGGCCCTTATTCAAGAGCAATGGTGAAAATCTGTAAAGAAGAATCTTTCCACCAAAGACAGGGATATGAGATTTTGATGGCACTTTGCCGTGGAACAAAACAGCAGAAAGAAATGGCCCAGGCTTCATTAAACCGTTTCTGGTGGCCGGCTTTAATGATGTTCGGTCCGAATGACGACAGCTCGCCGAACTCTAAGATTTCTATGAATTACAGAGTAAAAAGAGAAAGTAACGACAGCCTTCGTCAGAGATTTATTGACGTTACGGTTTCTCAGGCTGAATTCTTAGGATTAACCATTCCGGATAAAGATCTGAAATGGAACGAAGAAAGACAGCATTACGATTTCGGAGAACTTCCATGGGATGAATTTATGGAAATTTTAAAAGGAAACGGCCCTGCCAACAAAAAGCGTATCGAAACCAAGAGAAAAGCACAGAGGGAAAATTCCTGGGTAAAAGAAGCCGCAGCAGCTTTCGCTGAAAAAGAACAAAAAGAAGTAATATAATTTGAAAATGTACTAATTTGAAAATTTGAAAATGACCTTAACCACGTTAATTATTCTCAAATTTTCAATGACGACGATTCATCATTTTCAAATTAACCAATTTTCAAATTTTCAAATTAAATATGGCAAACTTAGATATGTGGGAAGTGTTTATTCAGACTAAACCGGGATTATCTCACAAACACGTTGGAATTGTACAGGCACCAACAGCAGAGATGGCTCTGCAAAATGCAAGAGACGTTTATACGAGAAGAAAAGAAGGAACATCAGTCTGGGTAGTTCCAAGTAAATATATTGTGACTTCAGAGGGAGTGGATAAGGAAGCTTTCTTTGATCCTGCTGACGACAAACTATACCGTCACCCGACATTC encodes:
- the paaA gene encoding 1,2-phenylacetyl-CoA epoxidase subunit PaaA — its product is MDLEKFVQYVHDENKVEPKDVMPDDYRKLLVRQISQHAHSEIVGMLPEANWISRAPSLRRKMALLAKVQDEAGHGLYLYSATETLGNGTIRADRDATYEDMLEGKAKYSSIFNYPTLSWADIGAIGWLVDGAAIMNQVMLMGNSYGPYSRAMVKICKEESFHQRQGYEILMALCRGTKQQKEMAQASLNRFWWPALMMFGPNDDSSPNSKISMNYRVKRESNDSLRQRFIDVTVSQAEFLGLTIPDKDLKWNEERQHYDFGELPWDEFMEILKGNGPANKKRIETKRKAQRENSWVKEAAAAFAEKEQKEVI
- the paaB gene encoding 1,2-phenylacetyl-CoA epoxidase subunit PaaB; its protein translation is MANLDMWEVFIQTKPGLSHKHVGIVQAPTAEMALQNARDVYTRRKEGTSVWVVPSKYIVTSEGVDKEAFFDPADDKLYRHPTFYEIPNDVKNM